A window from Mycobacterium saskatchewanense encodes these proteins:
- a CDS encoding PadR family transcriptional regulator, which produces MSPRASADGLPATAYLVLGVLAANDERLTAGEIKTRAELSVGHFYWSPSVSHVRRELNRLLARGMVNEMGASSGRRAITLYETTDAGLDALRRWVQHFPGEDQVVIKHPVILKTWLARGEDPDRVIETLDRHLEATRVRLDEALWSRQRSRELGITGDPKQRFSFAVLDYAIRGLYAEISNITQLRDEIAAGTTRDPVKRVRRSKGQIRRRAPRD; this is translated from the coding sequence GTGAGCCCGCGGGCCAGCGCCGATGGTCTGCCGGCAACCGCCTATCTCGTCCTGGGGGTGCTGGCGGCCAACGACGAGCGGCTCACCGCCGGGGAGATCAAGACGCGCGCCGAGTTGTCGGTGGGGCATTTTTATTGGTCACCGTCGGTGAGTCACGTTCGCAGAGAATTGAACCGGTTGTTGGCGCGCGGGATGGTCAACGAGATGGGCGCTTCATCCGGCAGGCGCGCCATCACGCTGTACGAGACCACCGATGCCGGGCTCGACGCCCTGCGCCGGTGGGTGCAGCACTTCCCGGGCGAGGACCAGGTCGTCATCAAGCACCCCGTGATTCTCAAGACCTGGCTGGCCCGGGGAGAGGACCCCGACCGCGTGATCGAGACGCTGGATCGTCATCTCGAGGCGACCCGGGTCCGGCTGGACGAGGCGCTGTGGTCGCGGCAGCGCTCCCGCGAACTCGGCATCACCGGTGACCCGAAGCAGCGATTCTCCTTCGCCGTCCTCGACTACGCCATCCGCGGTCTGTATGCCGAGATCTCCAACATCACCCAGTTGCGCGACGAGATCGCCGCGGGCACAACGCGGGATCCCGTCAAACGGGTGCGACGGTCGAAGGGGCAGATTCGCCGTCGGGCACCCCGGGACTAG
- the fadD1 gene encoding fatty-acid--CoA ligase FadD1: MTDDTIQALLRKRLHDPAIAVRHLDLQWSWQHYLAHAAARAAALIDAADPHGPLHIGTLLGNTPEMLAQMAAAGLGGYVLCGLNTTRRGEALAADVRRADCQFVVTDAEHRPLLDGLDLGDTRILDVSAPDWDEFLRGAGELVPHREVSAMDAFMMIFTSGTSGNPKAVQVSHLMATFAGLNLVERFALTPQDTCYVSMPLFHSNAVVAGWAPAVCSGAAIVPARFSATQFLDEVRRYGATYMNYVGKPLAYILATAERDDDADNPLRVAFGNEANDKDIEEFGRRFGVQVEDGFGSTENAVIVIREPGTPRGSIGRGIDGVAVYNSDTVTECAVAQFDADGALVNADDAVGELVNTAGSGFFTGYYNDPEANAERMRHGMYWSGDLAYKDADGWIYLAGRTADWMRVDGENLAAAPIERILLRHSAINRVAVYAVPDERVGDQVMAAIVLNEGRALDPDGFEAFLAAQPDLSPKARPRYVRVAADLPSTATHKVLKRQLIAEATAVREGETLWEREPRGTAYHERGTSPGVPDGESAPSTVAPV; this comes from the coding sequence ATGACTGACGACACGATTCAGGCGCTGCTGCGCAAGCGTCTGCACGACCCCGCGATCGCCGTGAGACACCTTGACCTGCAATGGTCTTGGCAGCACTATCTGGCGCACGCGGCGGCCCGGGCCGCGGCCCTGATCGACGCCGCGGATCCGCACGGACCACTGCACATCGGCACCCTGCTGGGCAACACGCCCGAGATGCTGGCACAGATGGCGGCCGCCGGCCTGGGTGGCTACGTGCTGTGCGGGCTCAACACCACCCGGCGAGGCGAGGCGCTGGCCGCCGACGTCCGGCGGGCCGACTGCCAGTTCGTGGTGACCGACGCCGAACACCGGCCCCTGCTGGACGGCCTGGACCTCGGTGACACGCGGATCCTGGACGTCTCGGCGCCGGACTGGGACGAGTTCCTGCGCGGCGCCGGGGAACTCGTGCCCCACCGCGAGGTCTCCGCGATGGACGCGTTCATGATGATCTTCACCTCGGGGACGAGCGGAAACCCCAAGGCGGTCCAGGTCTCGCACCTGATGGCCACGTTCGCCGGCCTCAACCTGGTCGAGCGGTTCGCGCTCACCCCGCAGGACACCTGCTACGTGTCGATGCCCCTGTTCCACTCCAATGCCGTCGTCGCGGGATGGGCGCCCGCGGTCTGCTCGGGGGCCGCGATCGTGCCGGCGAGGTTTTCGGCGACGCAGTTCCTCGACGAGGTGCGCCGCTACGGCGCGACGTACATGAACTATGTCGGCAAGCCGCTCGCCTACATACTGGCCACGGCCGAGCGCGACGACGACGCCGACAATCCGCTGCGGGTGGCCTTCGGAAACGAGGCCAACGACAAGGACATCGAGGAATTCGGGCGCCGCTTCGGCGTCCAGGTGGAAGACGGCTTCGGATCGACGGAGAACGCCGTCATCGTGATACGCGAGCCGGGAACCCCCAGGGGCTCCATCGGCAGGGGCATCGACGGGGTGGCGGTGTACAACAGCGACACCGTCACCGAGTGCGCGGTCGCCCAATTCGACGCCGACGGGGCACTGGTCAACGCCGACGACGCCGTGGGCGAGCTGGTCAACACGGCAGGCTCGGGCTTCTTCACCGGTTATTACAACGATCCGGAGGCCAACGCCGAACGCATGCGCCACGGCATGTACTGGTCCGGGGACCTCGCCTATAAAGACGCCGACGGCTGGATCTACCTGGCCGGCCGCACCGCCGACTGGATGCGGGTGGACGGCGAGAACCTCGCCGCCGCCCCGATCGAACGAATCCTGCTGCGCCACAGCGCGATAAACCGCGTCGCGGTGTACGCCGTGCCGGACGAACGTGTCGGTGACCAGGTGATGGCGGCGATCGTGCTCAACGAGGGCCGGGCGCTGGACCCGGATGGATTCGAGGCGTTCCTCGCAGCGCAGCCCGACCTGTCCCCCAAGGCGCGCCCACGCTACGTCCGCGTCGCCGCCGATCTGCCCAGCACGGCCACCCACAAGGTCCTCAAGCGCCAGCTGATCGCCGAGGCGACCGCGGTGCGAGAGGGGGAGACGCTCTGGGAGCGCGAGCCTCGCGGCACCGCGTACCACGAGCGTGGGACTAGTCCCGGGGTGCCCGACGGCGAATCTGCCCCTTCGACCGTCGCACCCGTTTGA
- a CDS encoding SDR family NAD(P)-dependent oxidoreductase: MDKALHGRRILVTGGATGIGAAAVEALASAGAEVAATYHQTPPPDDLAAAWLRCDVRDADAVAAMVRRAADQLGGLDVLVNAAGLWQAGIPGYIGVDEISFLLDTNVKATILTNQAAYAVMKEQDPKGGRIINFGSSEAVMGSPVSAVYAATKGAVQAWTRSAAKAWAADKVTVNALAPAVQTPGADRLRDFLGPEASGLIDQQMKMMIPLGGALGDPARDLGPVLVFLAGPGSGFITGQLLAVDGGLIMVGG; the protein is encoded by the coding sequence ATGGACAAGGCGCTGCACGGCCGACGCATCCTGGTCACCGGCGGGGCGACCGGGATCGGCGCCGCCGCCGTCGAAGCCCTCGCCTCGGCGGGGGCCGAGGTCGCCGCGACGTATCACCAGACTCCGCCGCCGGACGACCTTGCCGCCGCGTGGCTGCGGTGCGACGTGCGCGACGCCGACGCAGTCGCCGCGATGGTGCGACGGGCCGCCGACCAGCTCGGCGGCCTCGACGTGCTGGTGAACGCCGCCGGGCTGTGGCAGGCGGGGATACCCGGCTACATCGGCGTCGACGAGATCTCCTTCCTGTTGGACACCAACGTCAAGGCGACGATCCTCACCAATCAGGCCGCGTATGCCGTGATGAAGGAGCAGGACCCCAAGGGGGGCCGCATCATCAACTTCGGCTCGTCGGAAGCCGTTATGGGCAGCCCGGTCTCGGCTGTGTACGCGGCGACGAAGGGTGCCGTGCAGGCGTGGACGCGATCGGCCGCGAAGGCTTGGGCGGCCGACAAGGTCACCGTCAACGCCCTGGCGCCGGCGGTGCAGACCCCCGGGGCCGACCGCCTGCGGGACTTCCTCGGGCCCGAGGCGAGCGGGCTCATCGACCAGCAGATGAAAATGATGATCCCGCTGGGCGGCGCGCTGGGCGACCCAGCGCGCGATCTCGGCCCGGTGCTGGTGTTCCTCGCCGGTCCCGGCTCGGGCTTCATCACCGGCCAACTGCTGGCGGTCGACGGCGGCCTGATCATGGTCGGTGGATAG
- a CDS encoding TrmB family transcriptional regulator, whose amino-acid sequence MGRAMWAELVEAGLEPKEARFYLAALSMDSATVAQVAEASQISRTNAYDIAKRLAQRGLLSLIEGGSHRGGRAGGRPTTIVRAADPQHLLDEWSQRRRMLESLIPQLRAMYAKGGTAPRVRYLEGVSGIRTALFETLDWPSPLRGVLSMRDLLTVPGVEAMDEYVAGRRERKLWLHVLRSPEKDLPGGWPSSDEDYRRTRYVPAEYVFTMTMIIGDAAVAMISSKRESFALVVESVEFVEMQRNLFEVLWGVAAKEPRGGG is encoded by the coding sequence GTGGGACGCGCGATGTGGGCTGAGCTCGTCGAAGCCGGTCTCGAACCCAAGGAGGCTCGGTTCTATCTCGCGGCACTCAGTATGGATTCGGCCACCGTCGCCCAGGTCGCCGAGGCGTCGCAGATCAGCCGGACAAACGCGTACGACATCGCCAAGCGGCTGGCTCAGCGGGGCCTCCTCTCGCTGATCGAGGGGGGTAGCCACCGGGGAGGGCGGGCCGGTGGTCGCCCCACGACAATCGTGCGAGCGGCGGATCCGCAACACCTGCTGGACGAGTGGAGTCAGCGGCGGCGGATGCTCGAATCGCTGATCCCTCAGCTGCGGGCTATGTACGCCAAGGGCGGCACGGCTCCGCGTGTGCGGTACCTGGAGGGGGTCAGCGGGATCAGGACGGCGTTGTTCGAGACGCTGGATTGGCCGTCGCCCCTTCGGGGCGTCCTGTCGATGCGCGACCTGCTGACCGTGCCGGGCGTCGAGGCGATGGACGAGTACGTCGCCGGACGGCGGGAACGCAAACTCTGGCTACACGTCCTGCGGTCGCCGGAGAAGGACTTGCCGGGCGGTTGGCCATCGAGTGATGAGGACTACCGGCGCACCCGCTACGTGCCCGCCGAATATGTCTTCACGATGACGATGATCATCGGCGACGCGGCAGTCGCGATGATCTCGTCGAAGCGGGAGAGTTTTGCGCTCGTGGTGGAAAGCGTCGAGTTCGTCGAGATGCAGCGAAACCTGTTCGAGGTCCTGTGGGGGGTGGCCGCAAAAGAGCCCCGCGGGGGCGGCTGA
- a CDS encoding solute symporter family protein produces MTVNLAAASHVGDPVVNIAVFAFFVIVTLALVIRAGRSTTNAADFYTGGGEFSGAQNGFAIAGDYLSAASFLGVSGAITVYGYDGFLYSIGFFVSWLLALLLVAELLRNTGRFTMADVLSYRLRQRPVRTAAALSTLTVSLFYLLAQMAGAGGLVALLLNINSRVGQSAVVAVVGALMIAYVLIGGMKGTTYVQMVKAALLVSGAAIMFFLVVLAVRGNFSQLLAHAQAKADASITKGIAGRNLLEPGAKYGVTPTTKRDFISLGVALVLGTAGLPHVLMRFYTVPTAREARRSVTWAIGLVGVFYLFSLAIGYGAAWLVGPDTVLSTAGKENSAAPLLAYRLGGSIFLGVIAAVAFATILAVVSGLVITAATSLAHDVYAGVIKRGNATEEQQVRVSRALVAVIGVMAIVLGILAMGQNVAFLVALAFAIAGSANLPTLLYSLFWKRFNTVGALFSIYGGLASCLVLIVFSPAVSGNPAAMFPHADFAWFPLANPGIVSIPLGFALGVVGTQLGRRRREDPAKQAEMEVRSLTGVGVQKPVSH; encoded by the coding sequence ATGACCGTCAACCTCGCGGCGGCCTCCCATGTCGGCGATCCGGTGGTCAACATCGCGGTGTTCGCGTTCTTCGTCATCGTCACCTTGGCTTTGGTGATCCGCGCGGGCCGGAGCACCACGAACGCTGCCGACTTCTACACCGGCGGGGGTGAGTTCTCCGGTGCGCAAAACGGTTTCGCGATCGCCGGCGACTACCTGTCGGCGGCGTCGTTCCTCGGCGTGTCAGGTGCCATCACCGTGTACGGCTACGACGGCTTCCTCTACTCGATCGGCTTTTTCGTCTCGTGGTTGCTGGCGCTGTTGCTCGTCGCCGAACTCTTGCGCAACACGGGGCGCTTCACCATGGCAGATGTCCTCAGTTATCGGCTGCGGCAGCGGCCCGTCCGCACGGCGGCCGCGTTGTCCACGCTCACCGTCTCGCTGTTCTATCTGCTCGCCCAGATGGCAGGCGCCGGCGGGCTTGTCGCCCTGCTGCTCAACATCAACAGCCGTGTCGGCCAGTCCGCCGTGGTGGCCGTGGTGGGCGCATTGATGATCGCTTACGTGCTCATCGGGGGCATGAAGGGCACGACCTACGTTCAGATGGTCAAGGCGGCGCTCCTGGTGTCGGGGGCCGCCATCATGTTCTTCCTCGTGGTGCTCGCGGTGCGGGGTAACTTCTCCCAACTGCTCGCCCACGCGCAGGCGAAGGCGGACGCGTCCATTACCAAGGGAATCGCCGGACGTAACCTGTTGGAACCCGGCGCCAAATACGGCGTCACACCGACCACCAAACGCGATTTCATCTCGCTGGGCGTCGCGCTGGTGCTGGGCACCGCCGGCCTGCCGCACGTGCTGATGCGCTTCTACACGGTTCCGACGGCACGAGAGGCGCGTCGCTCGGTCACCTGGGCGATCGGCTTGGTCGGCGTCTTCTATCTGTTCTCGTTGGCCATCGGTTACGGTGCGGCGTGGCTGGTCGGCCCGGACACCGTGCTGTCGACCGCCGGCAAGGAGAACTCCGCTGCACCGCTGCTCGCATACCGGTTGGGCGGCAGCATTTTCCTCGGCGTGATCGCCGCCGTCGCATTCGCAACCATCCTGGCCGTGGTCTCTGGCCTGGTGATCACGGCCGCGACCTCGCTCGCCCACGACGTCTACGCCGGTGTGATCAAGCGCGGCAATGCCACGGAAGAACAGCAGGTCCGCGTCTCACGGGCGCTCGTTGCCGTGATTGGCGTCATGGCCATCGTTTTGGGGATCCTCGCCATGGGACAGAACGTGGCGTTTCTGGTGGCGCTGGCATTCGCGATCGCCGGCTCGGCCAACCTGCCGACCTTGCTGTACTCGTTGTTCTGGAAGCGATTCAACACCGTCGGCGCCCTGTTCAGCATCTACGGCGGCTTGGCGTCTTGCCTTGTGCTCATCGTCTTTTCGCCCGCCGTCTCCGGGAACCCGGCGGCGATGTTTCCCCATGCCGACTTCGCCTGGTTCCCGTTGGCCAATCCGGGCATCGTCTCGATCCCCCTTGGGTTCGCCCTCGGGGTCGTCGGAACGCAGCTGGGCCGCCGCCGGCGGGAGGACCCCGCCAAGCAGGCCGAGATGGAAGTCCGGTCCCTCACCGGCGTCGGTGTGCAGAAGCCGGTCAGCCACTGA
- a CDS encoding DUF485 domain-containing protein yields the protein MPQPLIDARTGTSDLQTFQEVQDSPEFRDLRRRLRRFTFPMTAFFLAWYLAFMLLAMYARGFMAIKVCGNINLGVVLGFGQFATTFAITALYVRFANRSLDPRAAAIRAKLEGAL from the coding sequence GTGCCACAACCCCTGATCGACGCCCGCACCGGGACGTCAGACCTCCAGACCTTCCAGGAGGTGCAGGACAGCCCGGAGTTCCGGGATCTGCGCCGGCGGTTACGCCGGTTCACGTTCCCGATGACGGCCTTCTTCCTCGCCTGGTACCTGGCCTTCATGCTGCTTGCCATGTACGCGCGCGGCTTCATGGCGATCAAGGTCTGCGGCAACATCAACCTCGGTGTGGTACTCGGGTTCGGCCAGTTCGCCACCACCTTCGCGATTACCGCGCTCTACGTCAGATTCGCCAACCGCTCGCTCGATCCGCGTGCCGCGGCCATTCGGGCAAAGCTCGAAGGGGCGCTCTGA